In one Plasmodium reichenowi strain SY57 chromosome 7, whole genome shotgun sequence genomic region, the following are encoded:
- a CDS encoding queuine tRNA-ribosyltransferase, putative, translating to MSEENDATLIKKRKNEKINEEQHNTTNDNYEEPLTYDFLTKEDRENYNNFVRFCKDNFAYIDMKDINRVIHELRKGPNKDYFSNYISSSDDSDMDDNEKIEYMDPDDKNKTKVDCIYDNDKPCNRHKKKKIKDYRKNLKLINIKKNKRARINLIVIKKKYLNGADNNNNNNHNIYSSSSNICSSNICSSNLCSDSICSGEPAQKNTIILSPFFMPVGTKCCIKGLTLEDVNDICNYIILSNTYHLSNIYDMSIFEYNKDINNLIKFPNAMLTDSGGFQMVSLSKRIKILEEGILFNNIYNSEVIKKNIKACNVGDVVKRTCESVCSDMHNDNNNDNKNDNKNDNKNDNNNDNMVVRDNGVDDIFDEINKNVCDENYNNTNEENSCKRKKYVDMGEDILLSPEISIRLQNFIGSDIIMALDDVRSSLEENKNKIEEATHRTNRWLKRCIDIHKKKEEQSLFGIVQGGLHIDLRNISMDYILRQKLNGYAVGGLCGGEKKKKFIEIIHHCSNEKNKKYNYLPTNKCRYIMGIGYIVDIIFCSLFGYDMYDCVYPSRTARFNTAVSFDGTIKLKQAKYKYDFSRLEKNCRCYVCLKYTKAALHYLISKRNTITNVLLTIHNIYFTLYMCHLMRVAIFSNKLNQFITTFLYNHFVVGVKNGNYKIPCADDKNMNDDKKMNDDKKMNDDKKMNDDKKMNDDKKMNDDKNINGDKKMNDDKNINDDKNINDDKNINDDKKMNDDKNINDDKKMNSEKKHEERSENLNMKLKNMIEELKKNLPQWAIQALEYADIELMF from the coding sequence atgagtgaagaaaatgatgctacattaataaaaaagagaaaaaatgaaaaaataaatgaagaacAACATAATACTACAaatgataattatgaaGAACCCCTTACATATGATTTTTTAACTAAAGAAGATCGTGagaattataataattttgtaaGATTCTGTAAAGATAATTTTGCTTATATTGATAtgaaagatataaatagaGTAATTCATGAATTAAGAAAGGGCCCAAATAAAGACTACTTTTCTAATTATATAAGTAGTTCTGATGACAGCGATATGgatgataatgaaaagaTAGAATATATGGATCCTGatgataagaataaaaCCAAGGTAGATTGTATATACGATAATGACAAACCTTGTAATAGgcataaaaaaaaaaaaattaaagatTACCGCAAAAACTTGAAgcttattaatataaaaaagaataaaagAGCTCGTATAAATCTTATcgtaataaaaaagaagtaTCTCAATGGTGctgataataataataataataatcacAACATTTatagtagtagtagtaataTTTGTAGTAGTAATATTTGTAGTAGTAATTTATGTAGTGATAGTATTTGTAGTGGTGAGCCTGCACAAAAGAACACAATTATATTGTCCCCCTTTTTTATGCCTGTAGGTACAAAATGCTGTATTAAAGGATTAACTTTAGAAGATGTAAACGACatatgtaattatataattttaagTAATACGTATCATTtatctaatatatatgatatgtcgatatttgaatataataaagatataaataatttaataaaatttccGAACGCCATGCTTACTGATTCTGGTGGTTTCCAGATGGTGTCCTTAAGCAAAAGGATAAAAATTTTAGAGGAAGggatattatttaataatatttataatagtgaagttataaagaaaaatatcAAGGCCTGTAATGTTGGAGATGTAGTAAAGAGAACATGTGAAAGTGTGTGTAGCGACATGcataatgataataataatgataataagaatgataataagaatgataataagaatgataataataatgataatatggTAGTACGTGATAATGGAGTTGATGATATATTTGATgagataaataaaaatgtttgtgatgaaaattataacaataCAAATGAAGAGAATAGTTgtaaaaggaaaaaatatgtagATATGGGAGAAGATATATTACTTTCGCCTGAAATATCGATAAGACTTCAGAATTTTATAGGTAGTGACATCATCATGGCTCTAGATGACGTTCGTTCATCTttagaagaaaataaaaataagattGAAGAAGCTACACATCGTACTAATAGATGGTTAAAGAGATGTATAgatattcataaaaaaaaagaagaacaAAGTTTATTTGGTATAGTTCAAGGTGGGTTACATATAGatttaagaaatatttCTATGGATTATATTTTACGTCAGAAGTTAAATGGATATGCTGTTGGTGGTTTATGTGGAGgagaaaagaaaaagaaatttattgaaattattcatcattgttcaaatgaaaagaataaaaaatataattactTACCAACAAATAAATGTAGATATATAATGGGAATAGGATATATAGTcgatataatattttgttctttattTGGTTATGATATGTATGATTGTGTATATCCATCTCGAACGGCAAGATTTAATACTGCAGTAAGTTTTGATGGaacaataaaattaaaacaagcaaaatataaatatgacTTTTCACgtttagaaaaaaattgtaGATGTTACGTATgtttaaaatatacaaaagCAGCTTTACATTATCTTATATCGAAAAGAAATACAATAACAAACGTGTTACTAAcaatacataatatttattttactCTTTATATGTGTCATCTGATGAGGGTAGCTATTTTTTCCAACAAACTGAATCAATTCATAACAACCTTTTTGTATAACCATTTTGTTGTGGGAGTTAAAAATGGTAATTACAAAATTCCTTGTGCTGATGATAAGAATATGAACGATGATAAGAAAATGAACGATGATAAGAAAATGAACGATGATAAGAAAATGAACGATGATAAGAAAATGAACGATGATAAGAAAATGAACGATGATAAGAATATAAACGGTGATAAGAAAATGAACGATGATAAGAATATAAACGATGATAAGAATATAAACGATGATAAGAATATAAACGATGATAAGAAAATGAACGATGATAAGAATATAAACGATGATAAGAAAATGAACAGTGAAAAGAAGCATGAAGAACGTTcagaaaatttaaatatgaaactaaaaaatatgatagaagaattgaaaaaaaatttaccACAATGGGCCATACAAGCTCTTGAATATGCTGACATAGAGttaatgttttaa
- a CDS encoding calcium-dependent protein kinase 4: protein MGQEVSSVNNTKNEQHKTNKKSLKGGNERHEMKESSVGISKKIVENSFNNSKLRPGMFIQNSNVVFNEQYKGIKILGKGSFGEVILSRDKHTGHEYAIKVISKKHVKRKTDKESLLREVELLKMLDHINIMKLYEFFEDNNYYYLVSDVYTGGELFDEIISRKRFYEIDAARIIKQILSGITYMHKNNVVHRDLKPENILLETKNKEDMIIKIIDFGLSTHFEYSKKMKDKIGTAYYIAPDVLHGTYDEKCDIWSCGVILYILLSGCPPFNGSNEYDILKKVEAGKYTFDLPQFKKISDKAKDLIKKMLMYTSAVRISARDALEHEWIKMMTSKDNLNIDIPSLELSITNIRQFQSTQKLAQAALLYMGSKLTTIDETKELTKIFKKMDKNGDGQLDRNELIIGYKELLKLKGEDTSDLDNAAIEYEVDQILNSIDLDQNGYIEYSEFLTVSIDRKLLLSTERLEKAFKLFDKDGSGKISANELAQLFGLSDVSSECWKTVLKEVDQNNDGEIDFKEFRDMLVKLCNY from the exons atggGACAAGAGGTATCGAGTGTTAACAACACAAAAAATGAACAGCATAAAACAAACAAGAAAAGTTTGAAAGGGGGTAATGAGAGACATGAAATGAAAGAAAGTAGTGTAGGTATATCGAAGAAAATAGTAGAGAATAGttttaataatagtaaATTAAGACCTGGGATGTTTATACAGAATAGTAATGTTGTATTTAATGAACAATATAAaggaataaaaatattggGGAAAGGTTCTTTTGGTGAAGTGATACTAAGTAGAGATAAACATACTGGTCATGAATATGCAATAAAAGTTATTAGCAAAAAACATgttaaaagaaaaacagATAAAGAAAGTTTATTAAGAGAAGTAGagttattaaaaatgttagatcatattaatataatgaaattatatgaattttttgaagataataattattattatctagTGTCTGATGTATATACAGGAGGAGAATTATTTGATGAAATTATTAGTAGAAAAAGATTTTATGAAATCGATGCAGCAAGAATTATTAAACAAATTCTAAGTGGAATTACATATATgcataaaaataatgttgTTCATAGAGATTTAAAACcagaaaatattttattagaaactaaaaataaagaagatatgataattaaaattatagaCTTTGGATTATCTACGCATTTTGAATATagtaaaaaaatgaaagacAAAATAGGAACTGCTTATTATATTGCTCCAGATGTATTACATGGTACATACGACGAGAAATGTGACATCTGGTCATGTGGAGTCATCCTCTACATACTTCTCTCag GGTGCCCCCCTTTCAACGGGTCCAATGAATAcgatattttaaaaaaagtgGAAGCGGGGAAATATACATTCGATTTACCAcaattcaaaaaaataagtgATAAGGCAAAAGacttaataaaaaaaatgctCATGTATACGAGTGCAGTTAGAATATCAGCAAGAGACGCACTAGAACATGAGTggataaaaatgatgacaagtaaagataatttaaatatagaTATTCCTTCCTTAGAATTGAGTATAACAAATATCAGACAATTTCAAAGCACCCAGAAGTTAGCTCAAGCAgctttattatatatggGTTCAAAATTAACAACAATTGATGAAACAAAAGAATTAacaaaaatttttaaaaagatgGATAAGAATGGAGATGGTCAATTAGATAGAAATGAACTCATAATAGGATATAAGGAATTATTAAAACTTAAAGGAGAAGATACAAGTGATTTAGATAATGCTGCAATCGAATATGAAGTTGATCAAATCTTAAATTCTATAGATTTAGATCAAAATGGATATATTGAATATTCTGAATTTTTAACGGTTTCTATTGATCGAAAACTTTTATTATCAACAGAAAGATTAGAAAAAGCTTTCAAATTATTTGATAAAGATGGGTCAGGTAAAATATCAGCAAATGAATTAGCTCAATTATTTGGACTTAGTGATGTCAGCTCAGAATGTTGGAAAACAGTCCTTAAAGAAGTTGatcaaaataatgatgGAGAAATTGACTTTAAGGAATTTAGGGATATGCTAGTCAAACTTTGTAATTATTGA
- a CDS encoding hypothetical protein (conserved Plasmodium protein, unknown function): MHGSELKTCTGVCDNNNNNNNNNNNKNYEQFRKLKSNNDTIMRREHLGEKREMNNVDGKELTILTNKRTYSNDNYKNNMSNRRSCSKISLLKYNEEIFKHKNDKCNDENNDMSDESHNYFYNDMYNDVYNDQYNDIHDDMPPNNNINNDIYNDIYNDKQSELYNDKSSDATIYNDKHCHMDKVQKHKNDKNKKLKNVLSGISYQMKNAMNVFGEVKEHIKYTASEAKKNMNYPFCKAPCNIENLRNTIFINEEEIVINKNIYKNIFNKKNIEKEQGKNKKENEELFSCNQSDIIIKGNYNFGIDIEMVYVNEQNKIVVYAYDKETKKKIPCTYKWTRVYYNKECELVEKNVYPHKNVVLYDESEYELTCEDIGTKIYVECSCINDEQINVENLSKFYLNGSTNSENCSYEEGVIDQKKMEHKNKYNIDYNQNNKNDSHAVHIDNDKGINDTNGLSLLKHSVTKNNKCDEQEHSRNHVFEKKSMYLLQNYYNKNGKEKDNHNNNNNNNNNNIYYMYKEETPIKDLSSDIYASYESSILNKNSSSTTVSNNDKNMYNNKKYHGVAIGEIGPLNINEKTKKMLERIIENDTIRYPIYIIKKVYNDEETCNDFINNDDMNRKKKKDDTLKIYNDGNSVDSFTVNSNIESEHDMDIYMLYIHKNEIKIIDHNNMNHMNNVNNIMSNVKSMDKIKKNMWTHKFHYIYPYVHFMGTKHKQNNKKETFQLYINEKEYYICKCLYKRHRDLIAIILRYMHANLYIINDYIFNNINQNFEKTRVKNIFENIDVNYILQNINKELLINRKITQKCYLKINKLQSEKNMLEEELKSTIQAFQYQLDNVKKFKDENDLIQTNEKLMKEIKILQEKYRNVDLFFKNKYKTLISDIEKYKKLLDENKSKVNEDDDNLLNENVQMCNIYNEEKKNKTELENKLKGLSIKLETLNNSLQEEKIQRNINSESLKEMEELKRNNKDLQQKNVKISDEMNLLITEKNRLTKLVDSLTKDIEKSKINKNVKSTDKNMDIDQDKEKLFKEISLLKDENELLKKRIKKLAKMSTIRT, from the exons atgcaTGGAAGCGAATTGAAAACGTGTACTGGCGTttgtgataataataataataataataataataataataataaaaattatgaacaGTTCAGAAAATTGAAATCAAATAATGATACAATTATGAGAAGAGAACATTTGGGAGAAAAACGAGAAATGAATAATGTGGATGGAAAGGAATTAACAATTTTAACAAACAAAAGGACATATTCTAATGACaattataagaataatatgagCAATAGAAGAAGCTGTAGCAAGATAagtttattaaaatataatgaagaaatatttaaacataaaaatgataagtgcaatgatgaaaataatgatatgaGTGATGAAAGCcataattatttctatAATGATATGTATAATGATGTGTATAATGATcaatataatgatatacaTGATGATATGCCTcctaataataatataaataatgatatatataatgatatatacAATGATAAACAAAGTGAGCtatataatgataagaGTAGTGATGctactatatataatgataaacATTGTCATATGGATAAAGTGCAgaaacataaaaatgataagaataaaaagttaaaaaatgttttaagCGGAATAAGTTATCAAATGAAAAATGCTATGAATGTATTCGGAGAAGTAAAAGAACATATAAAGTATACAGCTAGCgaagcaaaaaaaaatatgaattatcCTTTTTGTAAAGCACCATGtaatatagaaaatttAAGAAACACgatatttataaatgaagaagagatagtaataaataaaaatatatataaaaatattttcaataaGAAGAATATTGAAAAAGAACAAGGGAAAAATAAGAAAGAGAATGAGGAACTTTTTTCATGTAATCAGAgtgatataataataaaaggtAATTATAATTTCGGTATAGATATAGAAATGGTATATgtaaatgaacaaaataagATAGTAGTATATGCATATGATAAAgaaaccaaaaaaaaaataccatgtacatataaatggacacgtgtatattataataaggAATGTGAATTAgttgaaaaaaatgtatatcCTCATAAAAATGTAGTTTTATATGATGAAAGCGAATACGAATTAACATGTGAAGATATAGgaacaaaaatatatgttgaATGTTCATGTATCAATGATGAGCAAATAAATGTGGAAAATTTATCTAAGTTTTATTTAAATGGTTCAACAAATTCGGAGAATTGTAGTTATGAAGAGGGTGTTATTgatcaaaaaaaaatggaacataaaaataaatacaacATTGATTATAATcagaataataaaaatgattcCCATGCTGTTCATATAGATAATGATAAAGGTATTAATGATACTAATGGTTTATCATTACTAAAACATTCTGTAActaagaataataaatgtgATGAACAGGAGCATTCACGAAATCATgtttttgaaaaaaaatccatgtatttattacaaaattattataataaaaatggaaaggaaaaagacaaccataataataacaataataataataataataatatatattatatgtataagGAGGAAACACCTATAAAAGACTTATCATCCGATATATATGCTTCATATGAATCATCCATATTAAATAAGAATTCATCCTCTACTACTGTTtcaaataatgataaaaatatgtataataataaaaaatatcacGGAGTAGCTATAGGTGAAATTGGTcctttaaatataaatgagAAAACTAAAAAAATGTTAGAACGAATTATAGAAAACGACACTATTAGATAtcctatatatataataaaaaaggtaTATAACGATGAAGAGACTTGTAatgattttataaataatgatgatatgaatagaaaaaaaaaaaaagatgatacattaaaaatatataatgatggTAATAGTGTAGATAGTTTTACTGTAAATTCAAATATAGAGAGTGAGCATGatatggatatatatatgttatatatacataaaaatgaaataaaaataattgatcataataatatgaatcACATGAACaatgttaataatattatgagTAATGTAAAATCTATGGataagataaaaaaaaatatgtggACTCATAAATTTCATTACATATATCCATATGTTCATTTTATGGGTACAAAacataaacaaaataataaaaaggaaacttttcaattatatataaatgaaaaagaatattatatatgcaaatgtttatataaaagacATAGGGATTTAATAGCTATCATATTAAGATATATGCATGCAAacctatatataataaatgattatatttttaataatataaatcaaaattttgaaaaaacaagagttaaaaatatatttgagAATATTGATGTTAATTATATCTTgcaaaatataaataaagagTTATTAATAAATCGTAAAATAACTCAAAAATGTTatctaaaaataaataaattgcaaagtgaaaaaaatatgttgGAGGAGGAGTTGAAGAGTACAATTCAGGCCTTTCAATATCAGCTGg ATAATGTGAAAAAATTCAAAGATGAAAACGACCTTATACAAACAAATGAAAAGCTCATgaaggaaataaaaatattgcAAGAAAAGTATAGAAACGTAGATTTgtttttcaaaaataaG TATAAGACATTAATAAGTGACATAGAAAAgtacaaaaaattattggACGAAAATAAATCCAAG GTTAATGAAGACGAC gataatttattaaatgaaaatgttCAAATGTGCAATATATACAAcgaagagaaaaaaaacaaaactGAGCTGGAAAATAAGTTGAAAGGTTTAAGCATAAAACTAGAGACTTTAAACAATTCTTTACAG gaagaaaaaattcaaagaaatattaattcCGAATCCTTAAAAGAGATGgaagaattaaaaagaaacaaTAAGGATTTACAACagaaaaatgtaaaaatttCGGATGAAatgaatttattaataactGAAAAAAATAGACTAACCAAATTAGTAGATTCTCTAACAAAAG ATATAGAAAAGTctaaaataaataaaaatgtgaAGAGTACAGACAAGAATATGGATAT AGATCAAGATAAAGAAAAGTTATTCAAAGAAATTTCGTTATTAAAAGATGAAAAcgaattattaaaaaaaagaataaaaaagttGGCAAAAATGAGTACCATCAGAACTTAA